One genomic window of Desmospora activa DSM 45169 includes the following:
- a CDS encoding SagB family peptide dehydrogenase — MSLALFLHQLHREIEKLQPPDWEVDWDDAPHPYKLYRGLPVVPLSAEVPLTLRESKVPQEPDLQDIGHFLWYVYGLTQYSPSIDSDAFSQAQRMRRFVPSGGALYPNEFYVYLKVKGLPVGMYHYDVAHHRLVLLREGNIDTYLAQALGDRCQVSACFGTVFVSTLFWKNFFKYNNFSYRLQGLDAGVLIGQLLEVGKRFGFSAGIYFRFLDRAVNHLLGLDETEESVYAVIPLTIQPAITWFADHTGERISASQLCRELPEIHHHYVQRSHRVKAYPRLIEINEASMLETLSPFNGVETKRGIETEGEKIPLPTADRLTYDLAEVCRKRVSPGLDFVFQKKDREQLAALLFEVTASLPYRNDLDEGRENPDFRLSLLGCFYGVEGVAKGAYHYDHTSHSLHRIRSGDYRYPLQQGMSFPTVNLLQVPFCLHIAGEQDHYLPQLGYRGYRIQQMEAGILLQRLLLTAGALGMGGHPLLGFDGSRCDQLYKLAPQKKTTLIQIPVGPYRIRPRLGGGLHC; from the coding sequence ATGAGTTTGGCGTTATTTCTACATCAACTGCATCGGGAGATCGAGAAGTTGCAACCGCCGGACTGGGAAGTGGATTGGGATGATGCGCCTCATCCCTATAAGCTATATCGCGGCTTACCCGTAGTGCCCCTTTCTGCGGAAGTACCGCTGACATTGAGAGAATCGAAAGTGCCGCAAGAGCCCGATCTTCAAGATATCGGTCATTTTCTTTGGTATGTATATGGGCTTACCCAATACAGCCCATCCATCGATTCAGACGCCTTCAGTCAGGCGCAGAGGATGCGACGTTTTGTTCCTTCCGGTGGGGCGCTGTATCCCAATGAGTTCTACGTCTATCTAAAAGTAAAAGGATTACCCGTCGGTATGTACCATTATGATGTCGCCCATCATCGTTTAGTGTTGTTGCGGGAAGGAAATATCGACACTTATCTGGCGCAGGCGTTAGGGGATCGCTGTCAGGTGTCGGCTTGTTTTGGGACGGTATTTGTTTCCACGCTATTTTGGAAAAACTTCTTTAAATACAATAACTTCTCTTACCGCCTGCAAGGACTCGATGCTGGTGTGTTGATTGGACAGTTGTTGGAAGTGGGTAAGCGATTCGGCTTTTCAGCAGGAATCTACTTTCGTTTTTTGGACCGGGCCGTCAATCATCTGTTGGGGTTGGATGAGACGGAAGAGAGTGTATATGCTGTTATTCCTTTGACGATTCAACCCGCCATCACTTGGTTTGCCGATCACACAGGGGAGAGGATTTCCGCTTCCCAACTATGCCGTGAACTGCCGGAGATCCATCATCATTATGTTCAACGGTCGCACCGCGTAAAGGCGTATCCGCGCTTGATCGAGATAAACGAAGCGTCGATGCTGGAGACGCTGTCTCCCTTTAACGGGGTTGAAACAAAGAGAGGGATTGAGACTGAGGGTGAGAAAATCCCATTGCCTACTGCCGATCGCTTGACGTATGATCTGGCGGAGGTTTGCCGTAAGCGGGTTTCACCGGGGTTGGATTTTGTTTTCCAGAAGAAAGATCGAGAGCAACTGGCGGCACTGCTGTTTGAAGTGACGGCTTCCTTACCCTATCGCAACGATTTGGATGAAGGGCGAGAAAATCCGGATTTCCGTTTATCGTTGCTGGGTTGTTTCTATGGTGTTGAGGGTGTAGCGAAGGGTGCGTACCACTATGATCACACTTCCCATTCTTTGCACCGGATTCGATCCGGCGATTATCGCTATCCGTTGCAACAGGGAATGTCCTTTCCAACTGTTAATCTGTTACAAGTGCCGTTTTGTTTGCATATAGCGGGTGAGCAGGATCACTATTTGCCGCAACTGGGTTATAGAGGTTATCGCATTCAACAGATGGAAGCAGGCATACTGTTACAGCGGTTACTGCTGACAGCAGGTGCTCTCGGGATGGGGGGACATCCGCTGCTCGGATTTGATGGAAGTAGATGTGATCAGCTATACAAACTAGCCCCACAAAAAAAGACCACCCTGATCCAAATCCCGGTCGGTCCCTATCGGATACGGCCGCGATTGGGCGGAGGTCTTCATTGTTGA
- a CDS encoding TOMM precursor leader peptide-binding protein, translating into MSRVVLMGEGVLAELVYDELSKQYPLLRLHEWEAGVAGAAELALVVHDAWYPAVHYQAEEQFRSAGIPWLRGFVSFGEGVVGPLVRPDSPGCSRCADGRRLMAGRDRQEIRALQQKLEEHGKNLRDPWGSRTGLLQVAHLLAAEARRVLQGEPPHLQEQIALINLKTLANSHHLFLPDPLCPVCSRLPADTADNARISLKPSPKMKANHYRCRPLDNLKKVLAKDYLDTRTGVLNGKWHDLDSPFAAVAVNLPLFAADELSAGRTLSYEESELTAILESLERYCGLGPRGKRTTIRDCYRNLEGQALHPLTVGVHAEEQYARPGFPFQPFDPERVMDWVWGWSFLQERPLLVPQLLAYYSLGCGNGFVYETSNGCALGGSLEEAIFYGLLEVVERDSFLLTWYAQLPLPRLDLASVDDGELRLMVERLRVVAGYELHLYNATMENGIPSVWAIAKNRKSEGTNLICAAGAHPDPLRAVKSAIHELAGMLPLNEKWKQNREKAYQMYHDSSQVRQMEDHSTLYGLPQAEERLHFLLDENRPWQCFDEAWKPPKKNMDLTADLQELLQKFHRLQLDVIVVDQTTPEIRRNGLFCVKVLIPGMLPMTFGHHLTRVTGLERVLKVPVKLGYAKQPLTYAALNPHPHPFP; encoded by the coding sequence ATGAGTCGTGTGGTGCTCATGGGAGAAGGTGTGTTGGCAGAGCTTGTCTATGATGAGTTATCAAAGCAATACCCCCTCCTTCGTTTGCATGAGTGGGAGGCGGGAGTGGCGGGAGCGGCGGAATTGGCTCTGGTGGTGCATGATGCTTGGTATCCCGCTGTTCACTACCAGGCGGAAGAGCAGTTTCGATCGGCTGGGATTCCATGGTTGCGCGGTTTTGTCTCCTTTGGCGAAGGAGTGGTGGGACCGTTGGTACGGCCCGATTCGCCGGGTTGCTCTCGCTGTGCGGATGGGAGACGGCTGATGGCGGGACGGGATCGCCAAGAGATACGGGCATTACAACAGAAGTTGGAGGAGCACGGCAAAAATCTCCGTGATCCATGGGGATCACGCACCGGCCTGTTGCAGGTGGCCCATTTGTTGGCGGCAGAGGCGCGGCGGGTGTTGCAAGGGGAACCGCCACATTTACAGGAACAGATTGCTCTTATCAATCTAAAAACTTTAGCCAACTCCCACCACCTTTTTTTACCGGATCCGCTATGTCCGGTATGTAGCCGTCTACCTGCCGATACGGCGGATAATGCCCGAATTTCGCTGAAACCCAGTCCAAAAATGAAGGCAAACCATTACCGTTGCCGCCCTTTGGATAATCTAAAGAAAGTGTTGGCGAAGGATTATTTGGATACCCGCACAGGTGTATTAAATGGAAAATGGCATGATCTAGACTCGCCATTTGCGGCTGTTGCTGTTAATTTACCCTTGTTTGCGGCGGATGAGTTGTCAGCCGGTCGAACCCTTTCCTATGAGGAAAGCGAGCTAACCGCCATTCTAGAGAGTTTGGAACGGTACTGTGGTCTGGGGCCACGAGGCAAGCGAACCACCATCCGCGACTGTTATCGCAATCTAGAGGGGCAAGCACTTCATCCACTTACAGTGGGAGTGCATGCGGAGGAGCAATATGCACGACCGGGTTTTCCCTTTCAACCTTTTGATCCTGAGCGGGTGATGGATTGGGTCTGGGGTTGGTCGTTTTTACAGGAGCGTCCACTTCTGGTGCCACAGTTGCTGGCCTATTACAGCTTAGGATGTGGCAACGGTTTTGTCTATGAAACGTCCAATGGTTGCGCCTTGGGGGGAAGCTTGGAAGAAGCGATTTTCTACGGCTTGTTGGAAGTTGTGGAACGGGATTCATTCCTGTTGACGTGGTATGCACAATTGCCATTACCGCGCCTTGATCTCGCTTCCGTCGATGATGGCGAATTGAGGTTGATGGTGGAACGGCTACGCGTGGTGGCGGGGTATGAACTCCATCTTTACAATGCGACGATGGAAAACGGAATTCCCAGTGTGTGGGCGATTGCCAAAAACCGCAAATCGGAAGGCACCAATCTCATCTGTGCCGCTGGCGCGCATCCGGATCCGCTGCGGGCGGTAAAAAGTGCAATCCATGAATTGGCCGGGATGTTACCACTAAATGAGAAATGGAAACAAAACCGGGAGAAGGCTTACCAAATGTACCACGATTCGTCACAGGTACGACAGATGGAGGATCATTCCACATTGTATGGTTTGCCGCAAGCGGAGGAACGGTTACATTTTTTGTTGGATGAAAACCGACCATGGCAATGCTTTGATGAGGCGTGGAAGCCTCCAAAAAAGAATATGGATCTCACTGCTGACTTACAGGAACTCCTGCAGAAATTCCATCGCTTGCAGCTGGATGTGATCGTGGTGGATCAGACAACGCCGGAAATCAGACGAAACGGGCTCTTTTGTGTAAAGGTGCTGATTCCGGGAATGTTGCCAATGACTTTTGGACATCATCTGACACGTGTGACAGGGTTGGAAAGAGTGTTAAAAGTACCGGTGAAACTGGGGTATGCCAAACAGCCGCTGACATATGCAGCACTGAATCCCCATCCTCATCCGTTTCCATAA